TTCCTGGTGGTCGACGGCTGGGGCACGCTGCGCCAGGACTACGAGGAGCTGGAGCCCCGGGTCATCGAGATGGCGGCGCGCGGGCTGTCGTTCGGTCTGCATGTGATCGGTTCCGCCGTGCGCTGGTCGGAGTTCCGGCCCCGGCTGCGCGACCTGCTGGGCACCAAGTTCGAGCTGCGCCTCGGTGATTCGATGGAGTCCGAGGTGGGCTCCCGGACCGCCGCGGCCGTGCCGCACCAGCCCGGCCGCGGTCTGACGGCGGGCGGCCACCACTTCCTGTCTGCGCTGCCCCGGCTGGACGGCTCCGGCGAGACCGGCGACCTGACCACCGCCACCAAGTCGGCCGTCGCGGAGATCGACACCTTCTGGACGGGCCGTCCGGCACCGGGCGTCCGGCTGCTGCCGACCCGGCTGCCGGTCACCCAGCTCCCGGACGCCGAGGGCGACCTGCGGGTCTGCCTCGGCTGGGACGAACAGCGCCTGGAACCCGTCTGGCACGACTTCACCGCCAACCCGCACCTGATGGTGTTCGGCGACGGGGAGACCGGCAAGACCAACGCGCTGCGCCTGATGGTCCGCGCCATCACCTCCCGCTACACCCCGGACGAGGCCCGCATCATGGTCGCCGACCCGGGCCGCGGACTGCTCAACGCGGTGCCCGAGGAGTACCGGGTCGGGTACGTCGTGGACAGCGACGCCCTCACCCAGCTCGCCAACAGCGCCTCCGTGTCGGTGGGCAAGCGGGTGCCGGGCCCGGACATCAGCCCGGAGCAACTGGCCCGCCGCGACTGGTGGGAGGGGCCGCGGCTGTTCGTCCTCATCGACGACTACGACCTGTTCTCCGGCACCCCCGGCACCCCGCCGCCGATGGCGCCGCTGGTCCCGCTGCTCGCCCAGGGTCTGCACATCGGCATGCACGTGGTCATCGCCCGCAGCACCTCCGGCTCGGTGCGCGCCATGATGGACCCGGTGCTGCGCCGCCTGTGGGAACTGGGCAACCCCGGACTGCTCTTCTCCTACCCCAAGGAAGAGGGCAAGTTCCTCGGCGAGGCCAAGCCGCGCACCCTCCCCGCGGGCCGCGCCCAGCTCGTCACCCGCCGCTCGGTCAGGCTCGTACAGACCGGACTGGTGACCCCGTGAACCGCGCCGCGCCCCCAGGCCGCCGCTCGCCCGGCCGGCCCGTCCCCCTCCCCCACGTCCCCATCCCAGGAGCAGTCCGATGACCACCGCGCCCGCGGTCACCGCACCCGCCTCGGAGGTCTGCCGGGTCACGGTGGTGGGCCCCACCGGCCGCGCCGATCTCGCGATCCCGCTCACCACCCCGGTCTCCGCGCTGCTGCCCGTCCTGGTCCGCCATGTGACGACGGACGCGGCCGACCGGGGCAGGCCCTGGGTGCTGCAACGGCTCGGCGAGGACCCGTTCGACGCGGACGCCACCCCGGCCACCGCCGGCCTGCGCCACGGCGAGGAGCTGCATCTGCGGCCCGCCGACGATCCGCTGCCGGCCCTGCACTTCGACGACGTCTCCGACGGTGTCGCGCACGTCGTGACAGCGTTGCCAGGCGGCTGGCACCCCAAGCTGACCCGGACACTCGCGCTGGTCATGGCGGTGCTGACGCTGCCCGCCCTGGGGTACGCGCTGCTGGGCTTCGGACCGGGCCTCGCGGCCTCGGCCGGCGCCGGGGTGATCGCCGTACTGCTGGCCGCCGGGTGTGTGGCCGCCGCGCGGCTGGGCGCCGACGAGGGCAGTGTGCTGGTGGCCGGGCTGGGCGCGCTCGCGTTCGGCGGGCTGGCCGGGCTGACGTTCCGCCAGGGGCCGCACGGCGGTTACGCGCCGGGGCTGCCCGGGGTGCTGGCCGCGGCGGGCTGCGTCGCGGTGGTGGCCATCGCCCTGCTGGCGCTGCGCCCGCTGCCGCTGGTGGTCCCCGGCACCCTGCTGGTGACCGCGCTCGCGGCCGCCGTGGGCACCGGTCTGATGCGGGCCGCGCACTGGCACGGCGGGCAGGCGGTCGCCGTCGTCGCGGTCGCGATGTTCGTCCTTGGCCACTTCGGGCCCCGGCTCACCCTGCGCATGGCCCGGCTGCGGGTGCCCCTGCTGCCGCACAACGCGGCCGAGCTCCAGGAGGACATCGAGCCCGAGCCGCAGGAGCGGGTGGAGCGCAGGGTCAAGGCGGCCAGCGCCTACCTGGACACGCTCAGCGTCTCCTCCGCCCTCGTGTACGCGGCCGGCTTCTGGTACATGACGCGCGTGGCCGGCTGGATCGGATGGGTGCTGCCGCTGGTGTTCGCGGGCGCGGTACTGCTGCGGGCCCGCGGCCTGAACCGGGCGGCGCAGCGCGTGCCCACCGTGCTCGCCGGGGCCGCCGGGCTGGTCACGGTGGCGCTCACGCGGTTCGCCCCGGCGGGCGGCGGCGCCCGGGTGATCGTCGTCGCCGTCCTGCTCGCCGCGGTCGTGGGGCTGCTGGTGGCGGCGTGGCGGCTGCCCGGCGGGCGGCTGCTGCCGGTGTGGGGCCACAGCGGCGACCTGCTGGAGACCGTCACGGCGATCGCGCTGCTGCCCCTGCTGCTCCAGGTCCTGCACGCGTACGCCTACTTCCGCTCCCTGACGAGCTGAGAGGGGCCGGAGCATGCAGACCCGACGCGACCACATGCAGGCGTACCAGTTCGCCATGGGCCGGCTGGCGACCGCGCTGGTCACCGGCGACCCCGGCCGGGGCGACAGCCCGACCAGACGGGCCGCGCTGGGCAGCTTCTTCGGCGCGGGACTCGTCGTCCTGCTGTGCCTGGGGTTCCTGGTCTACGGGAAGCTGTCGCCGGTGACCACGGCGGCCTGGCGGGAGCCCGGCTCGATCATCGTGGAGAAGGAGACCGGCACCCGCTACCTCTTCCTCGACGGCCGGCTGCGGCCGGTGCGCAACTACGCCTCCGCGCTGCTGCTGACCGGCAAGGGCGGTGCCGTGCGCACCGTCGCGGCGAAGGCGCTCAGCGGCGTACCGCACGGCGCGCCGGTCGGTATCGACGGCGCGCCCGACTCGCTGCCCACCCCGGCCACCCTGCTGGCGCAGCCCTGGACCGACTGCCTGCGCCCGGACCTGCCGTCCGGCCATGTGGTCGACTTCGCGCCGGGCGGCAGGACCGTCGCGTTCCCGGCCGGCCGGCAGCTGCTGCTGAAGGCCGCGAACGGCAAGCGGTTCGTGTTGTTCGGGGGCGTCAAGTACCCGGTCCCCGCGCAGTCCGCGCTGATCGCGCTGGGCCTCGACGGCGACCGGCCCGTGGCCGCGTCCGCCGCCTGGCTGGCCGCCGTGCCGACCGGGGCGGCGCTCGCCCCGGCGAAGCTCGACGGGAGGGGCGGCGCGGCCGGGACCATCGCCGGACGGCCGGTCACCGTGGGGCAGTTGTTCACCACCGCCGCGGCCGGCGCCAAGCACAGCTATGTGATGACCAACGACGGAATCGCCCAAGTCAGCGCCAGCGAGGCGGCGTTGCTCGCGGCCGAGCCGGGCGCTCCGGCGCCGCGCCAGGTGTCGGTGACCGACATCGCGTCCGCCCGGGTCGCCGCCGGTCACTCCCTGGACAGCGGGGTGCCGGACCTCCTCGGCGCCCCGGCCGCCGACACCTCCCGGCAGGCGGTGTGCCTGCGCGAGACCTCCCGGGGCGCCCGGCTGAGCGTGAGCGTGGTCATGGAGGGCGGCCCGGCGGCGACCGGGAAGCAGCAGGTGCTGGTGCCGCCGTCGCACGGCGTGTACGCCGTGGACCAGGCCGAGCTGGCGGTCCGGACGCCGAACCCGCACACCTACCTCGTCACCGACCAGGGCATCCTCTATCCGCTGGGCAGCTCCGCCGCGCCGTCCCTCGGCATCGGCGGCACCCCGACCGCGCTGCCGGGGAGCCTGCTGGCGGCGCTGCCGCACGGCCCGGCGCTGGACCGTACGGTGGCGGCGCTGACCGTGAAGTCCGGTCAGGGCGGCGGCACTTCGGTGTCCTCCTCCGGCTCCGGTGCCTCGGCCGCCGGACGGACCTCGGGCCGCGCGCCCGTCCCCTCGGTCTCCAGCGAACCGTCCCCGACCGGCTCCGCGGCCCGGGTGGGGTGAGCGGATGCGCAGAGGACTGGGCGCCGCCCGGCTGGGCGGGACCGCGTTGCAGTGCCGGGCCGAGGGCCGGGCCCTGCTCGTGCACCCCAAGGGCGAACCCGACCCGCACGCCGCCGCGTTCGCCGCGGGGCTGGCGCCGGACCCCCAGCACACCCTGGCCGTGGTGGACCTCCCGCACGGCGCGCTGGAGGGCTCGGCGGACGCGGTGGCACGCCTGCTGGCGGGCCGGGGCGACAGCCTGCGCCTGGTCTTCGGCCGCAGTACGCCCCAGGAGGCGCGGGCCGTCGCCCAGCGCATCGCCGACCGGCTGGACCGGCTGGTGCTCGCGCCGGACGGCGAGCTGCTGCCGACCTCCGGCGGCGGCCTGTTCATCCCGAGCGACCACGGCGCGGGCTGGCTGCGGTTCCGGCCGGGCCGGGCGGCGGAACGGGACTCGAGGCGCTTCCCCAAGCCGCGCTGGGAGTTCTCCACCTTCGACCGCCCCTGGCCGACCAGCGGGCACGGGGTCGCCGAGCCGGTGCCCAGCGGGGTGTGGGTGCGCAGCCCGCACGACCACGCCGCCGCCGAGAGCGGCCGGCGGCTGGTGGACCGGCTGCCGAGCCACCCGGACATCCTCACCGTGGTGCTCGGCAGTCCGGGCGGACCGCCGGTGACCCTGGCCGATGTGACCCGGCTGTGGGAGACGGTGCTGCCCTCCGCGCGTTCCTGGGTGCGGTTCCTGCACCTCGGCCCGGTCGCGCTGCCCGAGGGCGCGGAGGCGCTGGGGCAGGAACTCGCCGACGCGCTCGGCCAGCAGGTGGTGCTGTACGCGGGCGTGCCCGTCGAGGCGCGCGTCGGTCTGGACTCTCCCGAGGTGGCGGCGGTGCGGCCGGACGGCACGCTGGGCCACCGCCCGTTCGTCAGCGAGCTGATGTACTTCCCGCGCACCGGGGAGGTCCCGGCGCCGCCCGCGCTCTTCGGGCTGCGCGGGCCCCTGTTCGGGGTGCCGGAGATCACCACGGGGGTGTACGAGTACGCCGCCGATGCGGTGCTGGAGGTGGTGCAGAGCGGGCTGTGGATGCGGCCGCTGGCCGAGCCCGCGGGCGGTGACGCGGTACGCCGGATACCGGCGGCGCCCGGGTACGCCGCCATTCTCTACGACCGCAGCACGCCCGGCGCGGAGGAGCGCATGCGCTCCCTCGCCGAGGACATGCTGTGGCGGCTCGACCCGGAGCGCCGCGAGGGCTTCACGGTCGCCCCCGCCGACGAGCCGGGCCAGGTGGCCGTCACGACGGACGACGCCCATCTGTGGTCGGCGCAGGCGCCCGCCGCGACCGGACCGCAGGCGGCGGCCGCGGTCGCACCGCGTGGCCCGGTCCGCCCGGCGGGGGCCGCGCCGTGGACCCCGGCGCAGCCGCCCAGGGCGGAGACACGGGAGACGGGGGCGGGTGCGTCGTCCGCCTTGGCGTACCTGGACGTCGACGCGCCGCCGGCCGCGGGCCGGGGCGATGCCTCTCCGGCGATGCCTCCCGTGGTGGCGCCGCCCGCGGCCAGGACCGAGTCCGAGGTGCCGTCGGCGGTGCCGCCGAAGGTCGAGACGGACGGCGAGCCCGCGCGCGGCGACGCCGGGGCGGTCGCCTCGGCGGCGGCCGGGAGCGTGGCGCCGCAGCGGCTGCCGGACGCACCGGTCGCCGTGCCCGCGCCGTCACCGGGTGACGGCCCGGCACCCGCGTCCACCGCTCAGGGGCCTGCCGGTCCCGTGCCGCCTGGACCGGTCCCGCCGGCTCCGGCAGGCTCGCAGGCGACCCGTCCCGCCGCGCCCGCGCGGGTCCCCCTGCCGAACCTGCCGGCCGTGTCGGAACCGGGGGGTACGGCAGGACCGGACGGCCCGATGCCGCAAGGAGACACCCCGCAGCACGCCGACACCCCAACGCGCCCGTCCACGCGGCGGACCGACGTGCCGCCGCGACCGCCCGCCCCCGAACCGGGGGGTACGGCAGGACCGAACGGCCCGATGCCGCGGGGACACACCCCGCAGCACGCCGACACCCCCACACGCCCGTCCACTCCGGCCACACGGCGGACCGACGCGCCGCCGCAGCCGCCCGCCCCGGAGCCGGTGTGGGCCGACACCCCGTCGGCACCATCCGCACCGGAGACAGGGCGCGGCCCGGCAGGCGTGCCCACCGGGGCACCCAGCCCGGTATCCGGCGCCCCGGCGGCCCACGTACCCACACCACCGGCTCCCCCCGCCCCCGGTGCCGACGGACCGCAGGCACCACCGCCGACTCCCACCGGCCCCGGGCCGCGGCACGCCCCGGCCGGCACACCCGCCGGAGCGCCCGAAGGACCCGGCACCGGAACACCCGGCCCGGTACCCAGCGCCCCGGCGCCCCGCATACCCACGCCGCCCGCCGTCGGCGTCCCGCGCCCCCAGTCGCCGGAGGCAACCGGCCCCGGGCCGCAGGGCGCCCCCCAGGCGCCGTCCGCCCCGGGCACGCCGGACGCCGAGGCGCCGCGCGTCCAGTCCCCGGCGCCGGCCCCCGCCGTACGTCCCGCACCGGCGCCCGCGCGGATGATCCGGCTGGAGTCCGACTCCCCGGCCGCCGCTCCCGCCGAGCCCGCGGGGCCCGCCGACGGGGGCCGGGCCGAGCAGCCGGTGCCGTCCGCCGTTGCCGGGGGTACCGCGACGAAAGCCGGCGCTCCCGCGGCCGCGGCACCCGGTGTCCGGGTCCAGCCCGTGCCCAAGGCGTCCGCCTGCGCCGTGCCACCGGAGCGGGGCATCGCGAAGGAACGGGACTGGGTGCGGCGAACGTTGAGCACGCAGTACAACGCCGTCGCGGGCACCGTCTCGCGGGTGATGTCGGAGTCACCGGGGCTGCGCGGCGGCGCACGCGGGGAGGGAGACGCGCTCACCGACCTGGTGGCCGTGCGGCTCTTCCTGTCCGGCGACCACGCGCAGGTCAACGAGGCCGTACGGACGGCCGCCGTGGGCCCGCACGTGCCGTTGGCCCGCTGTGTGGCCTCCGGGCTGCGCAGGCTGCCCTCCTACCGTGGCGCGGCCCTGCTGCGGGCCCGCGCCACGGCGGCCGAGCGCGCGTGGTTCCGCGAGGGCCGGCTGGTGTCCGAGTGGTCGTTCTGCACGGCGTACAGCGCCCCGCACCCGGGCCCGCCGGGCGGCACCGACTTCCTCATCTGGTCGATCACCGCCCGCCGCACCAATCTGATCGACCCCGCCGAACCGGACCGGGTGGTGTTCCTGCCCGGCACCACCTTCAAGGTGCTGCGCCCCTCGGACGGCGAAGGCCCGGTGCTGCTGCGGGAGTTGTCGCCCTCGGAGATCGCCTCCGACGGCAAGGTGGACGTCCAGCGGGTGCCGTTGGACGAGATCGCCCTGGACGGACTGGACCGGGCGGCGAGTGCGCTGCGTGCCGATGACGCGGCGGAGCGGGACCAGCGGGGCGGCGCGCGGGCGAAAGAGCGCTTCGGGACGCCTCCGGGCCTCATCGGTGGACCGCCGCGGCAGCGCCCCCGCGGCAACGGCGGCGCCCCGAGTGCGCCTGACGAGGGAGCGAAACTGTGACCCGGCCCGTGCTACTGGTGTCCCCGGACCGCCCCGGGGCGTACCGGACCATCGCGGACGCCCTGGCGGACGCCACCGACGGCGCGCTCATCACCGTAGCCCCCGGCCGTTACGACGAGACGCTGTACCTGAACCGTCCGCTGACCCTGGCCGCCGAGGGCGCGGGCGGCACCGTGGAGATCGCGTCGGCCTCGGGCAGCACCGTGGTACTGGACGCGGAGGCCGTGCAGCTCACCGGCCTCCAGCTGACCGGCACCGACCGCGAGGCCCCGGTGCTGGACGTGCGGCGGGGACAGGCCGCGCTGGACGGCTGCCGGATCTCCGGCGCGGCCTGGGCGGCCGTGCTGGCCTGGCAGGACGGCGTGGTCGCGCTGCGCGACTGCCGGATCACCAACGCCCAGGGCGCCGGCATCGTGGTCACCTCCGGCGGGGGCAACGCGGTGGAGCGCTCGCACATCGAGGAGGTCGGCTCGTCGGCGGTCGTGGTGGCCGAGCACGGCCGGCTGACGCTGCGCGACTGCCGTCTGGACCGGGCCCGCGGCAACGGTGTCTGCGTCAACGGCCAGGCGACGGCGGTGGTGGAGGCCACCCGGATCAGCGGCAGCGGCAAGCCCGCGCTCGCCGTGGAACAGCACGCGCGGGCCACGCTGACCGGTGTGGAGGTGAGCGGCAGCGCGGCGCTGGACGCGTATCTGACCAGTGCCGCCGAAGTCGTCCTCACCGGCTGCTCGTTCACCGGTTCCGGCGGCCAGGCGGTGCGGGTCGGCGAGGGCAGCGCTCCGGTGCTGCGTTCCTGTGTGGTCTCCGGCGCGGCGCGCGAGGGTGTCCACGTCGCGCCGGGCGGGCGGCCCCGGCTGGAGGACTGCCGGATCACCGGCACCCCGACCGGTCTGCTGGTGGAGGCGGGCGGGCGGGCCGAGTGCGCCGGGCTGACCGTCGAGGGCGCCACGACCACGGCCGTCCACGCGGCCGACGGCGAGGTGGTGCTGGAGCGGCTGACGACCGAGGGCGGTGGCGGCACCGCGCTGCGGGCCGCCGGAGCCAAGGCGCGGCTGACCGTTCGCGAAGCCGAGTTGACCGTCGGCGGGGCGTCCGGTGTGGAGTTGTCGGACGGCGCCTTCGCGACGCTGTCGGCGCTGCGGCTGCGCTCGGGCGGTGGCACGGGCCTCGCGCTCGCCTCCGGCGCCCGCGCCGAGGTGACCGGCTCGGCGTTCTCCGGCTGCTCGACGGTCGTCGGGGCCGATGCCGAACTGACCGCCCGTGACAGCGAGTTCACGGGCGCGGACGGCGACGGCATCCGGGTCAGCGCGGGCGGCGCGGTCACCGCCGTCGGCTGCCGGGTCAACGGCGCGCGCGGCCACGGCGTGAACGTCCAGGCGTCCTCGCGGGCCGAGTTGACCAACTGCACGGTCTTCGACAACGGCGGCGACGGGGTGCGCTGCAACACCGACGAGCCGGTGCGGGTGCACGACTGCGAGATCCGCGACAACGGCGGCGCGCCGGTCCGCCAGCTGAAGTCGGGCCAGGTGTCGGTGGAACGCGTCGACACCGGCACCGACCCGTCCGGCCGCACGCTGGACAGCGCGGGCGGCGGCGACGGGGCCGCCCCGGCGGACGGCGGCCCGGGGACACCGCAGGCCGCGCACACCGGCACCGGCCCGCTCGCGGAACTGGAGGCGCTGGTCGGTCTGGAGAGCGTGAAGCGCGAGGTCACCGGGCTGATCAATCTGAACAAGATGGCCCAGCGCCGCCAGGAGATGGGCCTGCCGATGCCGCCCATGAGCCGGCACCTGGTCTTCGCGGGGCCGCCCGGCACCGGCAAGACGACGGTGGCCCGGCTGTACGGCGCGGTCCTCGCGGAGCTGGGCATCCTCAGCCAGGGCCACATCGTGGAGGTGGCCCGCGCCGACCTGGTCGCGCAGATCATCGGCGGTACGGCCATCAAGACCACGGAGGTCTTCAACAAGGCGCTGGGCGGCGTCCTGTTCATCGACGAGGCGTACACGCTCACCGCCCAGTCGCGCGGCACCGGTCCCGACTTCGGGCAGGAGGCCGTCGACACGCTGATGAAGCTGATGGAGGACCACCGCGACGAGGTCGTGGTGATCGTGGCCGGCTACTCCGCGCAGATGGAGCAGTTCCTCGCCTCCAACCCCGGCATGGCCTCCCGGTTCGCCCGCACGGTGGAGTTCCCCAACTACAGCGCCGAGGAACTGGTCACCATCGTGCGGGGCCTGTGCGGCAAGCACTACTACGAGCTGTCGGACTCCGCGCTGGAGGCGCTGGACCGGTACTTCCAGGACGTGCCCAAGGGCGCCACCTTCGGCAACGGCCGTGTCGCCCGCCAGGTGTTCGAGGAGATGATCAGCAGGCAGGCCTCCCGGCTGGCCGCCGAACCACCGGGCGACGACGCCGAGTTGTCCCGCCTCACCAGCGCGGACGTCATCACGGTGCCGGGTGGCACGGCCGACACCGCGGCCGCGGCGCGCAGCGGTCCGGGCACCGCACCCGAGCAGCCCTCGGCGCCCGACCGTACGGCACCCACCGGCACGGCACCCGCGACGACGACGCCGTCCGGCACGGCGGCCCCCTCCGCCGCGCTGCGCAAGCTGGCGGCGATGACCGGGCTCGACGCGGCCAGGACCGCGCTGCGCAGCCGGGTGGAGGCGCTGGCCGGGGCCGGACGGCAGCCCGGGGCACCGGTGTCGGCGCAGGCCAACATCGTGCTGGAGGGACCGCTGGGCAGCGGCCGGCGGGCGCTGGCCCGGGCGTACGGGCGGTGTCTGACCGAGGCGGGGCTGCTGACCTCGGGCACCGTGCACGAGGTACGGCTGTCCGCGCTCCCGGCGCGGTTCCCGCAGCAGCCCGCCCACCGGCTGGCGGCCGCACTGGAGGAGGCCGAGGGCGGTCTTCTCGTGCTGCACCTCGACGACGCCCTCGGCCGGCGCTCGCCCGCCGAGCGCGCGGCGGTGCTCGACGGGCTGGCCCGGCTGGCCGCCACGCCGTGCGACTCGGTGCTGGCGCTGTGCGGCTCGCCCGCCGAGCTGCGTGCGCTGGTCGGTGAACGGGCGGACGTGGCAGGCGAGTTCGCCGAGTACCTGCGGCTCGACCCGTACACCGTGGAGCAGGCCATCGAGCTGGTGCGCCGCCGGTTGTGGGCGTTCGGCTTCCAACTGGCCGACGACGCGGTGCGGATGCTGGCCGCCGCCTTCGAGGCCGCGCCACCGCGCGGGGGCGCCTGGGAGGCACACCGGCTGGCGGAACGGCTCGCCGCGACCGCGCGCACCCGCACCGTCGCCGCCTCCGACCTCCCCCGGCCGCAGGCCCCCGCCGCTCCGGCGGCGACCGCGTCCGCACCACAGGCTCCGGATCCGGCCGCGAACGCCGTACCCGCCCCGCCCCCGCCCCCGGCGAACGGCACGGCACCGGCCGAGGGCCGTCCGGGCCCGGCGGAACCACCGCAGCAGCCGAGGCCGCTGGTGCAGACCTAACAGACGTCCGCCCCGCCGAGGCACGGCCTTCCGTGCCCCGGCGGCGGCGGGTGACCCCCCACCATCCGGCGCCGATGCGCATCCGAACCCGGTGTGACATCGCTGTCAACGGCTCCGGCCGGGCGCCGCAGGACGAGAGAGGACCAGACGATGGCACTGACGTCAGTCGAACTACAGGGAATGACCGCCGCCCAGGGCAGCTTCCAGACCGCCCTGGACGAGACCACCGGCTCGTACGCGCAGATGGACGGCCAGATCGAGGGTCTCAAGGCGAGCTGGACCGGCGACGCGGCCAACATCTACACCGCCGCCATGCAGTCCTGGCTGGAGGACTTCGACAAGGTCAACCAGGCGCTGCGCACCATGCTGGAGAAGCTGGCGGAGAACACCAACGTCTACGCCAACACCCACGAGGACACCCAGCAGCGGGCCAACCAGGTCGCACAGCAGGTCGGCAGCGGCCACGTGGGTCTGCCGGGCTTCCCTTCCTGACCCGTCCCCGACCGACACACCTCGTACCTACTCAAGGAGCCCGACAGCAGATGGCCACGTACACCGTCCAGATGGAGCAGGTCGACTACATCGTCGGCGAGATGACCACCATCACCCAGAAGATCAACCAGACCCTCGCCGACCTGGACAACGCGGCGAAGATGCACCTGAGCGAGTGGACCAGCGACGCGCAGCAGACCTACCAGCAGGTCAAGGCGCAGTGGGACGCGGCCGCCGCGGACATGACGCAGAAGGCCGCCTCCGCCACCCAGATGCTCGGCGAGATCAACGAGTACTACGTCAGCGGCGAGCGCCAGGGCGTTCGACTCTGGGGGTGACCTGTGTACGACACTCCCCCACCGCCGATAAAACCGCACAAGACACCGCCACCGCCGAAACCCGAGCACTACGACGGCCAGACGACGATCGACGCCGGGCACGGCACCCCGCCCCCGGCCAAGAGCTTCGACCCGCCGAACGTGCCGGGCGGCTCGGGCAAGCCGGGCAGCGGCACCAGTGTGGACACGCCGTCGATGCTGCTGTTCGCGGACAACATCGACAAGTTGATCAAACCCGCGCGGGACGCCGCCACCGAGCTGCAGAAGGTGCAGGTCGAACCCGGCGCGTTCTACCACGCGAACCAGATCCGGACGAAGGTCAACGGCCCGAACGCCGACTCCGGACTGAAGGATCAGTACATCAAGGTGTTCCAGGACCTGGCCCAGGGCCTGGGTGATCTGCGTGACGGCATCAAGCAGTTGGCGCAGCACTACACCACGTTGGAAGACGCCGGGAAGATGAAGGCGACGGATCTGCAGAGCGCCATGCAGAGCACATCCAGCGACTTCACCAGCCTGGTGACCGACGCCGGCGGGTCCGGCGGCGGAGCAAGTTGACGGGTGGTCCCCGCCGTTCCCCGGCGCCGTACGCCGGCGGCCGGGGAACGGCGGGGACCTGACAGCGGCGCGAGCAGGAGACTGGGGCACACATGGGCAGCCCGGACTACAACACCGGCGGGTTCAAGGACAGCGACGACGGTGTCTTCGGTGATCCCGGAAGCGATCCGGGCTCGATCCAGGACTACAACTCGTGGGACTGGAAACAGATCATGGCGGCGATCAACGGCATGGCCGCCGGCACCTCCTCCGACTCCAACGTGGAGCGGGCCAAGGGCATCTCCGACCCCCAGTCCCTGATGGACGCGGCCGGTCACTTCCTCAACGCGCAGGTGGTGCTCACCGGGATCGCCAAGAGCCTCGCCGACCAGGCGACCGCGCTGGCCGGGGAGAACGGCCCCTGGAAGGGGGCCGCCGCGGACGCCTTCCTCGATATGATCAACACCTTCTCCCGCCAGGTGAAGGCGACCGCGGACGTACTCTCCGGCGGCGAGGCGGGCAACTCGGTGCCGCAGCAGCTCGCCGACAACTCGATCAACCTGCACAACGCCCAGGTCAAGATCGCGGACATCGACAGCTGGTACGCCAACCAGGCCGTGAAGATGGGCGTCAAGCCGATGAGCAACGGTCTGATCCCGATCCACGAGAAGCCCGAGCTGGTCGAGATGATGACCAACGACATGCGGGCGGTGCTCAAGAGCCTCGCGGGCGAGTACCAGGTCACCATCGACTCGGTGCACACCCCTCCGCCGGTGACCAGCCCCACCGACAGCCCCGATGTGCCGGACGACATCCCGGACCTGACCGACCCCGATCTCACCGACCCCGGCAACCTGCCCGACGTCAGCGCGCTGGACCCGCAGCAGTTCGCCGCCCCCGACGTCACGGGCACCGAGATGCCCGAGATGCCGGTCATGGACCCGATGGACGCACTCGCCTCGCCGACGCCGTACTCCTTCGGCACCGGCGTGGACGGCAGCGGGCCCGGGCTGGACGGCAGCGGGCCCGGGCTGGACGGTCTGCCGAGCGACCTCGTCGGCAA
This Streptomyces misionensis DNA region includes the following protein-coding sequences:
- the eccD gene encoding type VII secretion integral membrane protein EccD; protein product: MTTAPAVTAPASEVCRVTVVGPTGRADLAIPLTTPVSALLPVLVRHVTTDAADRGRPWVLQRLGEDPFDADATPATAGLRHGEELHLRPADDPLPALHFDDVSDGVAHVVTALPGGWHPKLTRTLALVMAVLTLPALGYALLGFGPGLAASAGAGVIAVLLAAGCVAAARLGADEGSVLVAGLGALAFGGLAGLTFRQGPHGGYAPGLPGVLAAAGCVAVVAIALLALRPLPLVVPGTLLVTALAAAVGTGLMRAAHWHGGQAVAVVAVAMFVLGHFGPRLTLRMARLRVPLLPHNAAELQEDIEPEPQERVERRVKAASAYLDTLSVSSALVYAAGFWYMTRVAGWIGWVLPLVFAGAVLLRARGLNRAAQRVPTVLAGAAGLVTVALTRFAPAGGGARVIVVAVLLAAVVGLLVAAWRLPGGRLLPVWGHSGDLLETVTAIALLPLLLQVLHAYAYFRSLTS
- the eccB gene encoding type VII secretion protein EccB, which encodes MQTRRDHMQAYQFAMGRLATALVTGDPGRGDSPTRRAALGSFFGAGLVVLLCLGFLVYGKLSPVTTAAWREPGSIIVEKETGTRYLFLDGRLRPVRNYASALLLTGKGGAVRTVAAKALSGVPHGAPVGIDGAPDSLPTPATLLAQPWTDCLRPDLPSGHVVDFAPGGRTVAFPAGRQLLLKAANGKRFVLFGGVKYPVPAQSALIALGLDGDRPVAASAAWLAAVPTGAALAPAKLDGRGGAAGTIAGRPVTVGQLFTTAAAGAKHSYVMTNDGIAQVSASEAALLAAEPGAPAPRQVSVTDIASARVAAGHSLDSGVPDLLGAPAADTSRQAVCLRETSRGARLSVSVVMEGGPAATGKQQVLVPPSHGVYAVDQAELAVRTPNPHTYLVTDQGILYPLGSSAAPSLGIGGTPTALPGSLLAALPHGPALDRTVAALTVKSGQGGGTSVSSSGSGASAAGRTSGRAPVPSVSSEPSPTGSAARVG
- a CDS encoding right-handed parallel beta-helix repeat-containing protein; translation: MTRPVLLVSPDRPGAYRTIADALADATDGALITVAPGRYDETLYLNRPLTLAAEGAGGTVEIASASGSTVVLDAEAVQLTGLQLTGTDREAPVLDVRRGQAALDGCRISGAAWAAVLAWQDGVVALRDCRITNAQGAGIVVTSGGGNAVERSHIEEVGSSAVVVAEHGRLTLRDCRLDRARGNGVCVNGQATAVVEATRISGSGKPALAVEQHARATLTGVEVSGSAALDAYLTSAAEVVLTGCSFTGSGGQAVRVGEGSAPVLRSCVVSGAAREGVHVAPGGRPRLEDCRITGTPTGLLVEAGGRAECAGLTVEGATTTAVHAADGEVVLERLTTEGGGGTALRAAGAKARLTVREAELTVGGASGVELSDGAFATLSALRLRSGGGTGLALASGARAEVTGSAFSGCSTVVGADAELTARDSEFTGADGDGIRVSAGGAVTAVGCRVNGARGHGVNVQASSRAELTNCTVFDNGGDGVRCNTDEPVRVHDCEIRDNGGAPVRQLKSGQVSVERVDTGTDPSGRTLDSAGGGDGAAPADGGPGTPQAAHTGTGPLAELEALVGLESVKREVTGLINLNKMAQRRQEMGLPMPPMSRHLVFAGPPGTGKTTVARLYGAVLAELGILSQGHIVEVARADLVAQIIGGTAIKTTEVFNKALGGVLFIDEAYTLTAQSRGTGPDFGQEAVDTLMKLMEDHRDEVVVIVAGYSAQMEQFLASNPGMASRFARTVEFPNYSAEELVTIVRGLCGKHYYELSDSALEALDRYFQDVPKGATFGNGRVARQVFEEMISRQASRLAAEPPGDDAELSRLTSADVITVPGGTADTAAAARSGPGTAPEQPSAPDRTAPTGTAPATTTPSGTAAPSAALRKLAAMTGLDAARTALRSRVEALAGAGRQPGAPVSAQANIVLEGPLGSGRRALARAYGRCLTEAGLLTSGTVHEVRLSALPARFPQQPAHRLAAALEEAEGGLLVLHLDDALGRRSPAERAAVLDGLARLAATPCDSVLALCGSPAELRALVGERADVAGEFAEYLRLDPYTVEQAIELVRRRLWAFGFQLADDAVRMLAAAFEAAPPRGGAWEAHRLAERLAATARTRTVAASDLPRPQAPAAPAATASAPQAPDPAANAVPAPPPPPANGTAPAEGRPGPAEPPQQPRPLVQT
- a CDS encoding WXG100 family type VII secretion target, translated to MALTSVELQGMTAAQGSFQTALDETTGSYAQMDGQIEGLKASWTGDAANIYTAAMQSWLEDFDKVNQALRTMLEKLAENTNVYANTHEDTQQRANQVAQQVGSGHVGLPGFPS